A region of Plantactinospora sp. BC1 DNA encodes the following proteins:
- the corA gene encoding magnesium/cobalt transporter CorA, which yields MPDQTDSDRVAVSGNSRPRPRAWTAPVRAAVTRMLSTEAGGGRTPTDSRPDGLGIVDCGLYVDGVRQPGQTGYAEALDAARQQPGAFVWLGVHEPSQAEMAGIAAAYGLHELAVEDAVKAEQRPKLERFGEVSFLVLRTVRYVRHGELTENSDVIETGQMMLFIGPNFVLTVRHGDACRLAPVRSELEARQEILRQGPWAVAYAVMDRVVDIYLEVTDQVGDDLDILEGEVFARQAHGRIQRIYQMKRELVEFKRAVVPLQRPMMTLTAQVNREIPKEIRRYFRDVQDHLTRTVEQVNSYDDLLNSILQARLAQVTVDQNNDMRKIAAWAAIAAVWTAIAGIYGMNFDFMPETGWKYGYPVVLALMLAISLGLYRWFRRNRWL from the coding sequence ATGCCGGATCAAACCGATTCCGACCGAGTGGCGGTCAGTGGGAACAGCCGACCGAGACCCCGGGCCTGGACGGCGCCGGTCCGGGCGGCGGTGACCCGGATGCTGAGCACCGAGGCCGGTGGAGGGCGGACCCCGACCGACTCCCGGCCGGACGGGCTGGGCATCGTCGACTGCGGGCTCTACGTCGACGGGGTACGCCAGCCGGGGCAGACGGGCTACGCCGAGGCGCTGGACGCGGCGCGGCAGCAGCCCGGCGCCTTCGTCTGGCTGGGCGTGCACGAGCCGAGCCAGGCCGAGATGGCCGGCATCGCGGCCGCGTACGGGCTGCACGAACTCGCCGTCGAGGACGCCGTCAAGGCGGAGCAGCGCCCCAAGCTGGAGCGCTTCGGCGAGGTCAGCTTCCTGGTGCTGCGTACCGTCCGGTATGTCCGGCACGGCGAGCTGACCGAGAACTCCGACGTGATCGAGACCGGCCAGATGATGCTCTTCATCGGGCCGAACTTCGTGCTCACCGTCCGGCACGGGGACGCCTGCCGGCTGGCACCGGTCCGCTCCGAGCTGGAGGCCCGGCAGGAGATCCTCCGCCAGGGACCGTGGGCGGTGGCGTACGCCGTGATGGACCGGGTGGTGGACATCTACCTGGAGGTGACCGACCAGGTCGGCGACGACCTGGACATACTCGAGGGCGAGGTCTTCGCCCGGCAGGCGCACGGCCGGATTCAGCGGATCTACCAGATGAAGCGGGAACTCGTCGAGTTCAAGCGGGCGGTCGTGCCGCTGCAACGGCCGATGATGACGCTGACCGCCCAGGTCAACCGGGAGATCCCCAAGGAGATCCGGCGCTACTTCCGGGACGTGCAGGACCACCTGACCCGCACGGTCGAGCAGGTCAACTCCTACGACGACCTGCTCAACTCGATCCTCCAGGCCCGGCTGGCCCAGGTGACGGTCGACCAGAACAACGACATGCGCAAGATCGCTGCCTGGGCCGCGATCGCCGCGGTCTGGACCGCCATCGCCGGCATCTACGGGATGAACTTCGACTTCATGCCGGAGACCGGCTGGAAGTACGGCTATCCGGTCGTACTCGCGCTGATGCTGGCGATCTCGCTCGGCCTGTACCGCTGGTTCCGCCGCAACCGCTGGCTCTGA
- a CDS encoding PLP-dependent aminotransferase family protein, with protein MTVEQLISFARGAPSLDIVDIEGLKAAAVRAFDADPAGITGYGTSVGYPPLRKWIADKHGVEVDQVLVTNGSLQADAFLFQHLVRSGDPVVVERPTYDRTLLNLQRQGAELHPVTIQPDGIDTDELGKLLESGVRPKLAHIIPNFQNPAGVTLSQEKRQALLDLAAEYDFTIFEDDPYADVRFRGEPLPSMLSLDREGTVVHASSFTKTVCPGVRVGYLVGPARLIAHIAKEATNLYISPGLVAQGIVHQFCVNGDLERSIRTVSTALGERAATLAASLREHIPDARFTEPNGGYFLWIELPQNVHVDRLAPAAAERGVTVVKGSDFLVEGGRHALRLAYSGVTTDQIEEGVRRLADAVRAVRE; from the coding sequence ATGACTGTCGAGCAGCTGATCTCCTTCGCCCGTGGGGCGCCGTCGCTGGACATCGTCGATATCGAGGGGCTGAAGGCTGCGGCCGTACGCGCCTTCGACGCCGATCCGGCCGGCATCACCGGGTACGGGACATCCGTCGGATACCCGCCCCTGCGGAAGTGGATCGCCGACAAGCATGGCGTCGAGGTCGACCAGGTTCTCGTCACCAACGGATCGCTCCAGGCGGACGCCTTCCTCTTCCAGCACCTGGTGCGTTCCGGCGACCCGGTGGTGGTGGAGCGGCCGACCTACGACCGGACCCTGCTCAACCTGCAACGCCAGGGCGCCGAGCTGCACCCGGTCACCATCCAGCCGGACGGGATCGACACCGACGAGCTGGGCAAACTGCTCGAATCCGGGGTACGCCCGAAGCTGGCGCACATCATCCCCAACTTCCAGAACCCGGCCGGGGTGACCCTGTCGCAGGAGAAGCGGCAGGCCCTGCTCGACCTCGCCGCCGAGTACGACTTCACGATCTTCGAGGACGACCCGTACGCGGACGTCCGGTTCCGGGGCGAGCCGCTGCCCTCGATGCTCTCGCTGGACCGGGAGGGCACCGTGGTGCACGCCTCCAGCTTCACCAAGACGGTCTGCCCGGGGGTCCGGGTCGGCTACCTGGTCGGGCCGGCGCGGCTGATCGCCCACATCGCCAAGGAGGCGACCAACCTCTACATCTCGCCCGGCCTGGTGGCGCAGGGGATCGTGCACCAGTTCTGCGTCAACGGCGACCTGGAGCGCTCGATCCGGACCGTCAGCACCGCCCTCGGTGAGCGGGCCGCCACGCTGGCCGCGTCGCTGCGGGAGCACATCCCGGACGCCCGGTTCACCGAGCCGAACGGCGGCTACTTCCTCTGGATCGAGCTGCCGCAGAACGTGCACGTGGACCGGCTGGCACCGGCGGCGGCCGAGCGGGGCGTCACGGTGGTCAAGGGCAGCGACTTCCTGGTCGAGGGGGGTCGGCACGCGCTGCGGCTGGCGTACTCCGGGGTCACCACCGACCAGATCGAGGAGGGGGTCCGCCGGCTCGCCGACGCGGTACGGGCGGTGCGGGAGTAA
- a CDS encoding cyclic nucleotide-binding/CBS domain-containing protein produces the protein MRVREAMSGDVLIVGPEHTLRQAAEMMAQRGVGSAVVVDPDSEGVGIMTERDVLKAVGAGLDVDVERTAAHLTPEVVYAGPDWTVHEAAEAMSRGGFRHLVVLDDDEVVGMISVRDIVRVWVGAPAVASI, from the coding sequence ATGCGGGTACGTGAAGCGATGTCCGGCGATGTCCTGATAGTCGGTCCCGAGCACACCCTCCGACAGGCCGCCGAGATGATGGCGCAGCGCGGGGTCGGTTCCGCCGTCGTCGTCGACCCCGACTCCGAGGGCGTCGGCATCATGACCGAACGTGACGTGCTGAAGGCGGTCGGCGCCGGCCTCGACGTCGACGTCGAACGGACCGCCGCGCACCTCACCCCGGAGGTGGTCTACGCCGGACCGGACTGGACCGTGCACGAGGCGGCCGAGGCGATGTCCAGGGGCGGTTTCCGGCACCTCGTGGTGCTGGACGACGACGAGGTGGTCGGGATGATCTCGGTCCGGGACATCGTCCGGGTCTGGGTCGGCGCCCCGGCGGTCGCCTCGATCTGA
- a CDS encoding NUDIX hydrolase: MSTEPLRCAGALIVDDEGRIFFQRRSPNRKLFPNTWDIVGGHLETGETVEEALFREVTEETGWTVSLVLGTVGEYRYTPDDGIERIETDYLVRVDGDLTRPRLEAGKHTEFRWLAEDEIALLDEHRDVNDGLIRRIAEDGFRALHLIGL; encoded by the coding sequence GTGTCCACAGAGCCCCTACGCTGCGCCGGAGCCCTGATCGTCGACGACGAGGGCCGGATCTTCTTCCAGCGAAGGTCCCCCAACCGGAAGCTCTTTCCCAACACCTGGGACATCGTCGGTGGTCACCTCGAAACCGGCGAGACGGTCGAGGAGGCGCTGTTCCGTGAGGTCACCGAGGAGACCGGCTGGACGGTCTCGCTGGTGCTGGGCACGGTCGGCGAATACCGCTACACCCCCGACGACGGCATCGAGCGGATCGAGACCGACTACCTGGTCCGGGTCGACGGCGACCTCACCCGCCCCCGGCTGGAGGCCGGCAAGCACACCGAGTTCCGCTGGCTCGCCGAGGACGAGATCGCACTGCTCGACGAGCACCGCGACGTCAACGACGGGCTGATCCGGCGGATCGCGGAGGACGGTTTCCGCGCCCTGCACCTGATCGGCCTGTGA